A region of Brevinematales bacterium DNA encodes the following proteins:
- a CDS encoding gamma carbonic anhydrase family protein has translation MIYNYREIVPRIHYSAYISDSASIIGDVEIGEDSSVWFGAVIRGDVCFVKIGRSSNIQDNAVVHVNHNVPTIIGDYVTIGHNAIIHGSTISDYVIVGMGAIVLDNVRVNSNVIIGAGSVVPPRMEIPSGVLVLGAPAKIVRELTSEEIEYIRRNAIEYVNLGKSMKT, from the coding sequence ATGATATACAACTACAGAGAAATTGTACCCAGAATACATTATAGCGCTTACATATCTGATAGCGCAAGTATTATAGGTGATGTAGAAATAGGTGAAGATAGTAGCGTCTGGTTTGGTGCTGTTATAAGGGGTGATGTATGCTTCGTAAAAATAGGTAGAAGCAGTAATATCCAAGATAACGCTGTTGTCCACGTAAATCATAATGTACCCACTATAATAGGCGACTATGTTACCATAGGACATAATGCAATAATACATGGATCAACTATTTCCGATTATGTTATTGTTGGTATGGGAGCAATAGTATTAGATAATGTAAGAGTGAATAGCAACGTGATAATAGGAGCTGGGAGTGTAGTTCCACCAAGAATGGAGATTCCTAGTGGTGTTTTGGTACTTGGAGCACCAGCAAAAATTGTTAGAGAATTAACCTCAGAAGAAATCGAATATATAAGAAGAAATGCTATCGAGTATGTGAATTTAGGTAAATCTATGAAAACCTAG